A stretch of DNA from Drosophila virilis strain 15010-1051.87 chromosome 5, Dvir_AGI_RSII-ME, whole genome shotgun sequence:
ttgacaaaataATGCCGGATGAGAATCGTGAAATAGTTACCAACAATTCTGGTTCAACGCTGCCAACAGGGTCCGTGGCGGCAACGGCATcacaaaaaattagttttcatCCGTTCAGATGTTCATTGTATCCATTTTCTAAATTATATTAGCTGATAGcgcacaaataaatttaaaaaaagttaCATATGCATTACAAGATGAACtctatttattgtttaaatgtatatacagaTCCCTTCATAATGTACTTGTATGGGCGCAAACGAATCCGTTTCGTGTATGCGCTAATATACGGCTTTTCTTTATTGTATTCCCTGACAGTTTGCACTGCTCCTTCAGTTTCAAGAAAAATGTCGAAGCTATAAATCGTACGAAACAGTTGCGAGTAGAGCAGTCGGTTGCCGCTCTCTAAATTCTTCGGCTGCAGCGAGTTTGTCCAGAATTCCATCATCTGCAAGGATAGATTTTGTGTTGAAAGACAAAAGATATTGACCAAATTGATATCCTTACCTTAATAGCTGCATTGTTCACTGAAGTGTGCCGACCATTCCAATGCACGCTTAATGTCCAGAGTGGGATATCCAGAGGGTAGTTGCTGGGTATTCGAATAAAACATTCCATTTTGGCAGATCCACGCACGATAACAGCCCTATAGGAGGTGTACGTGATTTCATTAGAAGGCGACAAGTTGTTAATTAAGCCCGAATTTTGAATGTTGAATTCTTCACTAGAAATTGCAGTCCACTGGACAAGACTACCCGTTAAGCCTGCTGGATAAATATTTTCCTTTGCTGCCGACATATCAATATCTTTGTAGGTCAAGCCTCGAATTTGCTGGGTTAATCTCAGCCAAGATCGCCAACGTTTTAGGATTTGAATGAATACTTTACGAATCATcttatgcaaattgaattcgTGTTTGAAAATCTTCTTATTATTGACTGTCGCTATTGAACACATGCTTTGCAACCAGCAATATGGCTTTCCAAATCTATTTTGAACAAGGTATTCCAGGCACTCTTCCGTGGTCAAATTTAGACTTTGCAACTGAAAACAGAAAATAGATCATTTTAAAGACATTATATTTGAACCAATTACCAGTCTGcgtctaaatattttataattttataataatttaaccTGATCCAgacatttttcattaatttcttACCTCATATTCGATGCCTGGAATAGGAATATCTTGTCCCGAATCATCGGGATATAAATGTCCTAAAAGATCCTCAACCACATTAATGtctctttaaaaaaattaaaattattttattatttaatgttATACATATTATTAATACTAACCCTTGAAAACTGGAGTTATTCGTGCTGTTGAATTGTGGATACACTGTGACACATTTAAGCAATTCCCAATACCTGATTATTAACACCAACTCATAACATTTATCTGGGCTTTCTATCTAtaattaaaacatataaaaatccaTACGTTTCGATAAATTAGTTAAAACCAGtacaatacaaaataaatataatagtattatgtattattatgATGTATCAATGTAATAAAGACTTTCAGCTAATTGATGGGAGCCTATAGCGTAAAGCGTAAAGTGCGtcaataaaatgttgtttatataattcccaaagaaaatataaataattttaataatagttATGCAGATATTTGCAggctatatatgtatatcttgggaaaaaaatatattaacataCAAACCGCATTCTTCGACTAATTCTACCGCTGTTGATAAGATAAGATGTTGCACATATATCAGGGGCATACTGAAACTAACGAGCACTTCGTTTGGCAGAGATATTTCTCTGAACCAAAAAGAAATGGTTCATACTAAAACCTTCTTTTCGGCCGACGTTGAACTTAGTAAAACTTACTAAttcagatatcttgataaagcaaaagttttccatacaagaacctacATTTTGACTTGGCGTTCCTATGTAGCTTTAGACGCATCAGacgctttaaaactgagattAGGTTGCATAGTAACAGACAGGCGTATATAGCTATATACATTTCGCTAATgttgatctagaatatatatatggggtcGGAGGTGGCTCCTTCAATTGCACGGCAAAAATATTATTCCCTCTACAAGGATATACTATAAAAAGTGCTCTGTGCACACCGAgcatagttttttttgttcaacttACAACGAGTTTTATATGAAGCGGATGAGGTTTCAAGAGACTTTCTATTGTGCTCTCAGGCGTCGCTTCACAGGTACTCTTTTTCTCCATAAAATGTCGACGTTcctttagaatattttccgATTCCGAAAGCAATTCCTGCATTTGTGCATCGCTCTCAAAACCAACTACTTCGGATGCAAAGTCTTTCTTGTCGCGTTGCAGGGCTTGCaggtttataaataatatatacaaaggCCGTGGCAGGTACTTAAATATTGAGCTTAATTTCCATTCAACGTCAAGGGACAGCTGGAGCGCATCATGTAATGGTTTAGTCGATTCTAGCAGAGTGCGTAAGGCCGGAGCGAATGAAAGATATTTTTGTGTCTGCTTAAGATTTTCTTGCAACAACTCCTGCTTTGATGAGAGCAAAGCACTGTACTGATTATCAAGTTCTTTACGCAATCGTAATTCGCATTCCAAACGATATAAATGGCTTTTGTGATCTGACAAATTCGCCTTCTCACTATAATCACCAGAAAGCTTGTTGGAATATTCTTTATCAGACAACAATTCCAAATAAGTATCGCGACTTTTAAATTTCTGACATCGGACGATTTCCTTTTTCAAATGGCTAACTTCATACAGAAgattttgcaattgcaatcTACTTAGGTCAACTTTCGatttttgcaaatgcaattcaTCTCGCCCAGACTTAATGTTTCGCTTGACCGTCCGGTTCGAATGCTTAAGAGCCACAAACATTAATACACTTGTAGATTGTTGCGATTCCAAAGCATGTtcctaaaaataaatacattttagaATATCAGTTGATCGAAAGTCATATCGTACTCACACTACTCTTTAATTTATAGAGATTGTTCATAGCTTCTTTCAGTTTCACAAACTGTGTGTTTAGTAAATTCTCCATTTTCAAGTTGATTTACTTTGGTCACTATAATTAAgagattaataaaaaaaaaaacacttcatAAACCGAATGCTGTTTCCCAAAGGAGCGTCTATCAGGGATGCACTGACTTACCTAGAAATTCCagaaatatcgatatttttgtGAGCTGATTCGATTTATCGAATCACCGGGTCGGCGATTTCCCATCACTATCACTTTACCTTTTCAATAATATAGCAacttaagattatttttaattgctaCTTAAGAAATCTATTTACTCTGCTAGCACCATCCTTTTTAGCTGTAGGCTCTTATAACATCACTGACAAAATAAGCTGTTAAAAGgggcattttaattttattttcctttgtATATAATACTTAGGTTAACATTCATTTTGTCGCCCGTAataagtaaaaaaataaataaattgaggACCGACTAGATGGCCAAGGGCATTCGCATTTACTAGAACGATGAATTACAAAAGCTACTGCGTTTCCTATAATAACTTCTACAATCTTTAGATGTGGGTGCAAACGCGATGCCAGTAGGAACAAACCTATAGGTTAGTCATTTCAATGAATCGTTTAACTGAACTGATTCTAACTGAAACATATGTGTTTGGTTCATCCctaacttttaaataaatacatatatatatgccgcAAAGGAAAGTTTATATCCTATTAACTGTAGACAAAATAATTACCTTTTAATAATGCTTCGATCGATTTATCAAAGAGCCAATGCGTTAAAGATTGTTATTCAAAGACGCAGTTTGCAGCACACTGTTTTGGAAGCTCAAGTCAAAGTAGGTATTATGTATGGCCACAAAAATTATACAATGTACAAATATGCGAAGTAGACCTACTCTGCTGTTAGTTTTTGGACGCATCATTCCATCCAACCTGGCGAACAGTGCAATGGAGCAATATGCATTTCCGTCTGTGTTTCTTACTCGGGGTAAGGCGGACTCTGCTCTGTGCGGGCTGTCAACTGTTCAGGACACTTGCAAAATATGACTGGCCAGGAGCAATGTCGTGGGCAACGGGCGCTTCGTGTGGACTCTGAATTCTCGCACGGCTTGCATTTCTGACTTGAGCATTGTGCTGACGTATCTGATAGCTTTAGCTTAAAAATAACAGCCGCAAAGTATTATGTAAATCGAAAGGAGTTCAGAACAATGCTGCTCGGTAGAGCAGCAGAGGCTTTTGGGACTCACGTTCTAGTTACAAATATGTAGTTGCGACCTAAATCGAGTTTCGAGtaatttaacataattttGACTTGCTCGAGCATCACCGCTTCCTTGTATTTTCTCCCGGTGGGCAACAAGTCGCTAAGACGACACACTGCGCGGTTTGTGGGCTTACCGTCGGTTTTTACCACTGCCTATCTCCACCTTTTTCCCCTTGTTTTCATCACCAAAATCGTTCGAGGACTGCTGGTGGCCCTCATGGTAGAGTGATCTTTCCCCTTTTTATATCcgcgttttattttatttatttatgatatttatatttttacctTAAATACTAAGATAGCagtaaattttcttttcttatttcaTTCAGCATATACCGCCACGACCACCTCAAGTGAATCATTTAAGCAAATCAAATGATAAAACAGTTGGCAAGTGGTTTCTAGGATGCAGCGGCATGGTGTTCGTTGCTGTTGGACTTGGTaagtttaaaacaaaattaaattaatttaaaatgccAACCTtagaaaatgcatttttacaTAAAGGCGGTGTTACAAGATTAACAGAATCTGGACTTTCAATGGTGTCTTGGAAACTACTTGGTGAGCACATGCCACGCAATCAGGAAGAATGGATTAAAGAGTTTGAGAAATATCAACAGTATCCAGAATTTAAACTGtaagtaaacaaataaaaaataaacatataggatattttccaacaaccaaaataaaagTCTTGAATGTATTCAAACAAATGGATTTGATTAtaaatatagtaaaattatttctgagcatatttataaatagataGCTTAACCGACATGAGCAAATTCTAAAGAATTAGTTTGTGTTTaccaataaacaaattgattaGTTAAATGAGActattttgtttcttcttgGGAGATGAATTAAGGACCTCTTACTTTCTAGTCTATTAGGAAGGTAGGCCTGAATCTATTTTGCATATTACTTTGTTGCAGATGTCGATTAAAGCAAATTGTCCTTTGGACGTTAAAGGATATcattatattgatatttttgaatgcaaaaaccaaatgttcaatttattaataaaataaacctacctcaaaatgtaaaacatatatttaatatataattaatattttcataacTCTTTTTTTCCAGAAAGAATGCTAGCATAACATTGGAAgactttaaatttatatatatgatggAATATATACACAGAATGTGGGGTCGCGCGATCGGTGCGTTTTTTCTAGTTCCGGCTGCATACTTTTGGAGGAAAGGCTATTTTTGTGCTAGAACAAAAAAGgttgtattattattaggCACTTTAATTGGACTCCAAGGTCTAATGGGATGGTATATGGTGAAGTCCGGCTTGGAAGACAGATTTGATAACCCAAATGATGTGCCGCGCGTTTCGCAATATAGATTGGCATCGCATTTAGCTGCTGCATTTGTCCTATATGCTTTGTTTTTATCTAATGCAATGTCTAAATTGATACCATCCGATATATCTGTATCTACAGCAAAGCGGGTACTTAATATTAAGAAATTGTCTCATGTAACGAAAGGTATGGTGTTCTTGACAGCCATCTCTGGAGCATTTGTGGCTGGACTGGATGCTGGATTAGTTTACAACTCATTTCCAAAAATGGGCGATAACTGGATACCTAATGATATACTGCAATTTAAACcaatacacaaaaatattaCTGAAAATCCAACGACGGTTCAGTTCAATCATCGTATATTGGGCATAACAACAGTATCATTTATTACGGCTTTATGGCTAATGAGTCGCAAAAAATTACCCAAACGTGCAAATTGGGCTATTAATGCTGTAACTATTATGGCCTGGACACAAGCTACTTTAGGTGTATCCACATTATTAACCTATGTACCTGTGCCATTGGCCACAGCTCATCAATCTGGATCATTAATTCTCCTCAGTTTTGCTGTCTGGCTTTCGCACGAACTTCGACTTTTAAAGTACATACCcaaataaagcaaaatataCAAAGAATAAACATCGTAACTTGGCacacatattaaataaaaaaaattgctttctttttatttaaataattgaaagttatttataaaatattttataaataagagAAAGAAGttgaaaaaatacaaattgtaatatttttcgTTACTGGAAGAAGCGAAAAATACGCTTGTTGTTATTCTGTGGACTAAATGCTTGAgttttctcaaaaaaaaaatgtgagattaatttaagaaaatgaattataaaaatgataataCCATACTTTTTAAATGCCTGCCTTCAGGATGGCTGTTTGTTACTAATTTGCTTATTTTGGATTACATTTTTAGGATTTCCTACAGATTTGTACAGAAGAAGAACAGGAGCAGAACGAGTGTTCAACATGTTCCTCTTCTTTCTCGTCTCTTCCACTTCGACAAACGTTGTATGACTTTTTCAGAGTAATTGATTGTATTCTGATAGACTCAATGTGAAGGCTAGAACACAGCAGAGCAGTCACATCAGGTGAGTGTGAAGAATGTCTGGCCATATTTATCTATGCTGGACCATATTTATCGCGAAAGGACCCAGCATAAAGTGGCAatggaaaaattaaatttgaattggCCATGGCCGCTAGGTCAGGATAAATCCAATAAGAAACTCCCGATAGGTGTAATCGGTTTGAAAGTgactattttatatattagaATCAGTTTTGTTGTTacagatatgaccatttaattTAACGAGAAGTGACAAGAAGTTATTTTTCAATGAAATAGGCTTTGTGTATATAAGATACATTAATTTGATTGTAAATATGCGTTATGCTTGCGAGGGTAACTGTTCTTTtatgtacaaaatattttgttaactgCGCAGAAGGTATGTATGCGCAAAAAAATACGGATTTAATGTGTTCGGAGACCATCATTGTTAGTTTTTGTAGatgcatttaatatatatatatatatgtgtgtataaattaaattcatgtTAACTGTTTATAATAACTACTAGTATTCATTTATAAATGtcaatatcaaaatatataaaatacgaAAAGTGACTGTTTACAAAAAATCAATAGTTATATACACACTGAATGTAAATGTGCGGAtctcaaaatacaaattaattttttaagcagcgaaaaataaacaaaaacaaacaaaaaacaaaggaaCTATAAAAATGTATGGCCTATCTCCATCTGCGCTTGATGTTAATGTAAGTTCATTTCTGGTCCTTTAAATAACCAACGTCTCAATCTTAAACTCATAACAACGATTTGGTAAAGggtaaaataatttataaggAATTTGTAACAAACCAAGGCTCTAGTCGAAAGTATCCGATCAAAGACTACCCTGTACCCTTACAGGCATGTTAACTTAATGCCATATTTACTTTCGTATGAAATATACACACGCCCTCCCaccaaaataattaaatcgaATTTCAAGACGTATagatataattttaaaatcgaACAGACGCAGTCATAAATGAGCAAACAGGTATGTATAAAGTTATACTCTGATGGCCAATCCAACAACACCAATATACTCTTTGTGACCGGCTTTAATGTGATTTGTAATCTTTAGCAACCTACCTATATAATATAGGACAAATTGTcttaaatatatcaaaattgAGGACCCTATTTCAGACAGATAACTGGAATCTACGCGAAATATTTTGGCTTTTGCCAAGTTGGAACAAGACTTGATTAAATCGACAGAGCTGTTGGTTTGCTGAAATTTTCGTGTATTACAACATATATAATCAATTGTGGATTGTTTTGTCATTTACAGAATCAGCGCTTTAGACTTCGTGATATCGACAACGAGCAAATAATGTCAACTTTTGGAAACATTGGACATACATTGAGTATATCGGTTGAAAGATTTATTACAATTGGCGAAATAATTGCAGAGGAAAATACGGATATAAAAGTCGATATGTACGAGGCTGCTAGAGAGGCGAGGGATGCAGGTAAGGCCcatcattttattatattcccCTCGTCCTCCCCAAAATTAGCTATCGGTTGTTATTAACTTCGAAATAACTTTCGCGTTACGTGTTTTTAAGctttattgattgattgggAACAACCACCAATCATTTTTGCTAAAATGTAAAATGAGTTAGGTGGtgttttttgaataatttttaacAGTATATTggaataatttatattttaaagcaAACTCATAAATCTTAAACAGCTAACATTTTCCAACATCTATTTCTTAGTTTCTTTAAATGTATTGTCAAAATATGAATAAAgtcgcctttttttttttaggaaaGTCCATTGAACAGTTATGTGACCCTTCGCCTCTAAGTGGAATGGAACTTCGGCATCATACTGAGCCATTAAAAGATTACGGTGCTATTATACTAGCAGCTAGATCACTTCTTTCAGCAATAACACGAATTCTTCTGCTAGTGGACATAATTGTGGTTAAAAAACTACTCACTGCAAAGAAGAGAGCTTCTGAAAGTTTGGAAAAGCTGGAGTCTGTTATGAATTTTACCGAATTTGTTCGCGCGTTTTCTATATTTGGCACAGAAATGATTGAACTAGCGTACCTAACTGGGCATCACCGGAATTCATTTAAGGAAGAGCGGCGGCGTGCTCAAATGTTCTCGGCTCGTCAAATTCTCGAAAAGTCCATATCAATTTTATTGACATCATCAAAAAATAGTCTAATACACAGTGATTGTGTTATTGTTAAAGAAAATCGGGACACAGTGTTTTGCCAAATACGACGTGCAATGGACTTAATACATTTCGTAATAAAGGATAGTATTTTCGATTCGGCCAAGCATATGGCATTTCGTAATGCGCGAGGTAATTCGAATTACGAAAATGAAAGCATATATACGACAATAAAACGTATTGTAAATCTCATTAAGAAATTTAAACTACAATCCATACAGTATGATTGTAACAGCAATAAGGAGGGAAATAATAATGCAGATGCGTTTTACCCCTTATTTAACGATGACGATTGGAAAAAAGAAGAGAACTTACCGCCAATTGACGGAAGCCACAtgattaaaaatacaaattttaaaaaacatatgACCTACGAGAGTTTGGACCTTAGCGAGGAACTTTCTGTGGCTTTTGATAAGTTGTTTGAGAAAACGCATGATTTTACCGATTCTCCCTACATTAGTCATGAGCATCGTAAGAATATACTAATTTACTGTGACAACTGTAAACTGCAGTTCGATATGTACCTcaatcatttaaaaaaagatTTCCATGATAACAAAGGCTTAAGAGTACCAATACAAGGCAGGGAACCTGAAATGAGCTTGCTTGGAAGTCTACAAGATTTGTGCAAGCAGCTTGTTATGTCTGTATCGAGCCAAATAGCTGACTTTAATGAATCGCTTAGCATTTGTACAAGGATTGTGAAATCGTTTTATGTTTTGGCAATGGCACATGACCTTGAGAATCTAAATCAGTGTTCTACCAAGTTTCACGACTGCTGTGATCATATATTCGATATTTGCAAGTTGTTGCAGCATATAGCACCAACGGAAGGCCTTCAGGTTCATGCGAAATGTTTGGCAATCAACTTGCGAATCTATGGTCCACAAGTATTTGTTGCAGCTAAAATCCTCTGGAAATACTCTAACAGCAGCgcagcaaatgaaaattttgaatCATTTTTGGGAATGTGGAAGTGGTTAGTGAACGAGATTTCAACGATAGCTAAAAAAATCCTTGCATCGGTAGACACAACTAAAAGTGATATGGACTCTCAAATAGAGGTAAGCGAAGCACAATCAAATTGCATTACCActttaaaaactatttacatTATTTAGAAATgtgaaacaacaataaaatcatcaaaaactCCTGGAACGGCCTCAGATGAAAGAGAAATTGTGGAGTACTCAGGCATAGATAGTAAAAACAATGGAGATTCAAAATGGACAGAGGATTTATCAGATGACAACGACATAttaaaaagagcaaaaaatatGTCCGCTATGGCTTTTTTAATGTATCAATTTACGAAGGGAAACGGTTCTTTACGAACCACACAAGATTTGTTTACTCAAGCGGAATATTTTGCTGAAGAAGCCAACCGACTTTATAAAGTCCTTCGCCATTTCTCATATCAGgtattacaaaattatatggtACATttttgcgattgtattgttttctgtgctgctatttaaattagttattttttgttgatgtggctgttgagtagaggttGCAAGAAGTGCTCACCGTTATAGAGggatcaatttttttttaaatttatttatattactgCTAAGGCAAATAAATGGGTAGCGACCGTTAAATTTGGCGTTGCTAAAAGATGGTTCAGAGCATCCCCCCGACTctctcttacttgttttttaattaacttacTCTGTGATCAGATTTCAAGTCTCCAGCTCGAGATCAATGAAATAAAGAATATTCAAGAAAGCAAGTAATGTAATCAAGTAATTtaaacatattatttatttattagcggtataaatggaaaatatttatcctaattgaaattaaataaaattaaatgtgtttttcaGGTACCTGCAAGTGATAACAAAAAGGACCTTCTAAGCATATTAGATAGAGTGCCAACTTTTGTCCAAGCTCTACAATTTACAGTAAAAGATCATACAGTCGGAAAGGCTGCAACATTTGTTAAGGTTGATCACGTCataagagaaacaaaaaatcttatgaatgttataaataaagtcGTCTCGAACTGTTTTGAGTGCGCAAACAAggtaatttattttgaaataaaactcttttttttatacgtTGTTTACAAAGTGCGGTTTGACCCTTGATCAACCCTTGTACGAAATATGATCTATTATTGCGGTGGAAGCTGGAAACACTCAAGATCCTACTTATGTAAAATTTACAATCTTCAAAACGTTTCTTATCCAACACTGGTTACACTTCAATTGAATAATTCGCCTTTTACGTCATAATGTGTTAAGTGTGTTATTTCGGCTCACCGACTGTCCAGCTGAGCGCACGCGTTGACCACTAAACTTCGCCGCGAGGTTACGTTTAACTCGACGCGAGGTTACGTTTAACTCGGCTTCTTGCACTTAAGAATGACGTTCAATACAGACAATCCAAatgaattataaaatattttattcaaaatctCAAACtaggaaaacaaatttatttttttattgttttgaatTCGCCATTGTTGTACCTGTTGAACTTATTAAGATTTTTTTTCTATCATTACAGTACAAACTAAATTTTACCGGTATTACTGGCGGACTTACATCTGGTTCAGTACGTGGAGATGAAAATCTCGCTGGTGGAATGTGTGACTCGAAAGGAACAACAAGCAGCACCGAAGGAAGTATGTGACATTATGGAATGGCTCGAAGAGCCAAAGGTGATGCCCGACGGACAAGAGtatcatttttattgttttgaacATACCTTATAAGTGAGTGAAAGTATTTGTACCATAATTTCTTAATTATATCATCAAGTTGAAAATCTGTCAAAAGTATATGTTGcaaaatgttgtataaaacTGTAATATACatctaatattaaaaaaattaggCATTTAACCGTAAACCAACagtaaataatcaaaaatagtGTATGTGTCCTTAAGTGTTTGATtcgaaattaataataaactttCTCTTGTGGTCAGATactaataaaaaatagaaaaattgtacaattttttCTGTATATTTCCGGGCAAAAATTTTTACAACAGATCGGTGTTGTAAGCTGAATATACACAGTTTGAGAATTACGTCCTGTCCTGATCTGCCGCTCATTCGCATTTCGCCATTAGACTTTGTACACAATTCGCAActatagtaaaaaaaaaactactcaCTATGGCTATTGCATTTAACAATAGTTCTGTGTAAGCCTTGCGTTAAGAGAGCTAAAACTGTTTAGATAACCAAAACGAGCGAGTCAGTCTGTACCAaatctataaaataaattgcaaactgACTGTATATGGGGTTTTGATTCTTTATGATTGcatttttaagatattcaATCCGTATATTTTTCGCCCTAACCACAAACCTTTTACAAACTTCAAGTTTTAGCAATCGGAAGACGTCggcaaaacattttaacattttaccgTGCGTGGGAATCCACCAGCATACATAGAGATATCTAATAACGTTGAAAACATTCTATTGATAAAAATACCCGGATGGATATTAATCTTTAATAACATAGTACAAAAATTAACGTTAACATATGTTTCAAATACACGTATACAAATTCATATAAATagtacacacatatgtatgtacataaatatgtaattcCTACGCTCTGTTTGCTAAAGTATTTACCACATGTTATAGAAAATATGGTTAAAGTGACGCGTTAAGAGCAGCAAAAGTACATAAAACGCTATGTTTGACAGAAAtcgactagcaaataccctgtcTATTAAATGCAAggtacaaatataaaaatatatatacgtatatttataatatatttaacgGAACGGAATGGACTGGAATAGAATCTGATTTGTTACCGTTGCATATATAATTGtagatttaatatttttgggGGGAATTCGTTTTTTCTAATGCTTTTGAGACTTATTGCaagataaatacatataaattttgCCAGCTTTTAAAGATCATTCAGCCTTCTTAAACTAAACTGATAAACTGATATGTATAGACTATTCAAGGATCTGCCTGTCGAATTTGGTGACTTTAGCCTTTAAAAccttaaagattttttttaaaaaactaGCTAGATCTATTCGGCTTTTGATGTTGGCCAAGAACATATATTCCTAATGGGGACGAGCTTATTCTGTcttcctgttacatacatttctaCAAAACTATTATACCCATTTCCaatgggtgcagggtataataaaaatgccTTTATTCCTTACACAGGGTTACTCAGAATAGAGTTCCACTTTGTTAATAATAACGGGTATTCAATTAAGAGACTCGCCCTAAAAACGTTTCATTATTTCACAATGTTATGAACACCCTGTATCTACTTTCTAAGCCTCATATGGTATAAAATGAACAAATGCCAAAGTGAATCCACCAGTCTTTTCTTAGATTTCATTGTGCACTgttgaataaattaaattttgtttcatAACTATATGGAATcagtttcaaaatatttaagcatttatAAATGCTTTTTTCGAACTAATAATTTTGCTGCAAATAG
This window harbors:
- the alpha-Catr gene encoding alpha-catulin isoform X1, with translation MYGLSPSALDVNNQRFRLRDIDNEQIMSTFGNIGHTLSISVERFITIGEIIAEENTDIKVDMYEAAREARDAGKSIEQLCDPSPLSGMELRHHTEPLKDYGAIILAARSLLSAITRILLLVDIIVVKKLLTAKKRASESLEKLESVMNFTEFVRAFSIFGTEMIELAYLTGHHRNSFKEERRRAQMFSARQILEKSISILLTSSKNSLIHSDCVIVKENRDTVFCQIRRAMDLIHFVIKDSIFDSAKHMAFRNARGNSNYENESIYTTIKRIVNLIKKFKLQSIQYDCNSNKEGNNNADAFYPLFNDDDWKKEENLPPIDGSHMIKNTNFKKHMTYESLDLSEELSVAFDKLFEKTHDFTDSPYISHEHRKNILIYCDNCKLQFDMYLNHLKKDFHDNKGLRVPIQGREPEMSLLGSLQDLCKQLVMSVSSQIADFNESLSICTRIVKSFYVLAMAHDLENLNQCSTKFHDCCDHIFDICKLLQHIAPTEGLQVHAKCLAINLRIYGPQVFVAAKILWKYSNSSAANENFESFLGMWKWLVNEISTIAKKILASVDTTKSDMDSQIEKCETTIKSSKTPGTASDEREIVEYSGIDSKNNGDSKWTEDLSDDNDILKRAKNMSAMAFLMYQFTKGNGSLRTTQDLFTQAEYFAEEANRLYKVLRHFSYQVPASDNKKDLLSILDRVPTFVQALQFTVKDHTVGKAATFVKVDHVIRETKNLMNVINKVVSNCFECANKYKLNFTGITGGLTSGSVRGDENLAGGMCDSKGTTSSTEGSM
- the alpha-Catr gene encoding alpha-catulin isoform X2, producing MSTFGNIGHTLSISVERFITIGEIIAEENTDIKVDMYEAAREARDAGKSIEQLCDPSPLSGMELRHHTEPLKDYGAIILAARSLLSAITRILLLVDIIVVKKLLTAKKRASESLEKLESVMNFTEFVRAFSIFGTEMIELAYLTGHHRNSFKEERRRAQMFSARQILEKSISILLTSSKNSLIHSDCVIVKENRDTVFCQIRRAMDLIHFVIKDSIFDSAKHMAFRNARGNSNYENESIYTTIKRIVNLIKKFKLQSIQYDCNSNKEGNNNADAFYPLFNDDDWKKEENLPPIDGSHMIKNTNFKKHMTYESLDLSEELSVAFDKLFEKTHDFTDSPYISHEHRKNILIYCDNCKLQFDMYLNHLKKDFHDNKGLRVPIQGREPEMSLLGSLQDLCKQLVMSVSSQIADFNESLSICTRIVKSFYVLAMAHDLENLNQCSTKFHDCCDHIFDICKLLQHIAPTEGLQVHAKCLAINLRIYGPQVFVAAKILWKYSNSSAANENFESFLGMWKWLVNEISTIAKKILASVDTTKSDMDSQIEKCETTIKSSKTPGTASDEREIVEYSGIDSKNNGDSKWTEDLSDDNDILKRAKNMSAMAFLMYQFTKGNGSLRTTQDLFTQAEYFAEEANRLYKVLRHFSYQVPASDNKKDLLSILDRVPTFVQALQFTVKDHTVGKAATFVKVDHVIRETKNLMNVINKVVSNCFECANKYKLNFTGITGGLTSGSVRGDENLAGGMCDSKGTTSSTEGSM